The nucleotide window GTAAACTGTATTCAGCTTTAAGAGGCTTTCAAGCAAATGTTAACGAGGATATCGACTTAAGTGATGTTAATGACGATATTATCTTGATTAAGGAGCTGTCTGCCAAATATAATGTTAATGAGAAGATAGTTAGAAGCAAGTTGATGCAAAGACCTGATTATATAGTACTTAAAAATTACGCTATAAAGAAAACGTTTATAGAAGAGCTAAAAAAGGAAGATTTCTCAAATACGCAACTTTCTTCATTAGTTAACAAATATGGAAATTATATAGTTGACATTATAGATTATCTAGGTTATAAAATTGTCTGGAAAAACATTTCCGATGCAATTGTAGAAAAGATCAAAGAGGTTTAAAGGCTAACCTGAATAACCAGTAGATCGCCTTTATCACTCCCGTCGTGTTATTGAGATTGATACTTGCGAAAGTGTACGCATATTTCCCTTGTGTCTCTTTTAGTTGTTTAAATACCCATTCAATGCTGTAGAATATTTTGTCTATCATGTATTGGACAGTCCTTTGAGCGAATTTGTTCTTGATACCTCCAGTGAGAATTGGTATCATCTCTCTCGTTATCTGTAAATCGTATTTCCACGATATGTATAGTACATCCCAATATCTGGTGGGCATTTTTTCTAACACTGGAAATGGATTATTTCTTATATAAGAAACTCCCATAGGTATGACCGGCAATGGGAATATCCAAGCTTTAAGTTTATGATCAATTATGGACTGAACTAAATCAATTGATTGATCAACATCTTCATTTGTCTCCTCTGGATAACCTATTGTCATAGTGTAACAAGGATAGATGTAATTATCGTTCATTATCGCAGTCGCATCAAGTATGACATCTTTCCACTCTCTAGGAGTCCAAGGGAATGGCTTTGCTCTCATGTACTTACTTAGTATCTTCTCACTTCCACTCTCTAGTCCAACCACTGGAGCAGCAGCTCTATCCTCATCATATCTTGCAATCTCAGACATAGCCTTTACTGTTTGTGGACTACTTCTAACAGCTGGGGCAGAGATATGTGGAAACCATATCCCATCTACTCCCATATTCATGGTTTCGGTAAACAACTTTGTAATAGCTTCGTGATTTACCCTCAACTTCTGTGAACCGTACAGTAGGACATCATCAGTTATAAATTCAACCCTCTTTACACCAGCCCTCATGTTAACTTCAACTTCCTTCTTCACAACGTCTAATGGTATCGTTCTAAAGGTTTCAGGGGTTATTGGACAGAATTGACATCCTCTTGGACATCCTCTGGTTATTTGAACTTCCCCTAGTCTTGCAGGGTTTATTATTGGTGGTATTTCATTTACCTTTGGATTCTTGCCATAGACAACTTTAGGGACTTCTTGTCCATCAATTATGGATTTTACAACTCGTGGTAGATCTGCTTCAGCTTCTCCTATGAATATAACATCTGCCCAATCCTTATTCTCCTTGGTTAACTCCCAGCTCCCTGGCCCACCTACTATTACTTTAAAATTATACTTTGACTTAAGCTTCGAGATCTTTTCTCCAAATTCTTCGAAATATTTGGCTGTCCATGTAGGACCACCTCCAAATATCATACTTAACTTAAAGCTAACTGGATTTAGGCCAAAGGGATCATGAACTGTTAATCCCACTACTTTAGTCTTCTGGTTTATTGCTTTCTCTAGTCTGTGCGGAGGTATTACTACAACGCTATCGAATCCCGCATGAACAAGCGTACTTTCTACTTTTCTAAGAGCGTACGGTGCTACTATTGCTCTTCCTTCAGAATCCACTGGGACATCTGGAGTGAAGAATCTATCCATAAAGAATTTGGGTATTAGTCTTGATGGCATGCAAGCTACATAACCTAATACACTTGAACCCCCATAATCTGTAAAAGACCCTTTATCCGCGGTTAATATGATCTCCCATGCCATAATATTATATTTTACTTTCCTACTATAAAAAGTATTCATTATAGGGCGTATAAAAGAGTAATATTTAATTTATGTAAACTTTTTTATTGTATATAGAATTATACTAAAGCTTGGAACTATTACGTCTAATTACTTTTAGCTAGTTAAATGTAAACAATCTTACTATGTGAGAAAGTTAAAAAGGGAGGCATATAAATTAAATAATATTAAGATGTTACAGCAAGATGTTAAATATTCTGAAGAAGTGATAGAGGCTGAATTTTCAGTTGAAGGGTATAGCCTCATCGATTATAAAAGATCTTATACGTTAAGTCGAGCTTTAGTTAATGGTAAATGGATAGTTTATGATGGTAACAGATTAGAGAGTAGTCAAAAAATAAAGGAGTTTGAAATTTGTGAAGACTTTTATCATGAATCAGTGAAGGCGTGGCCGAATAAGGAAAAGTATTCCAGACTCTTCACTAATATTAAATTAAATGAAGATGACCAACTAAAAGTTATAAGCAAGAAAATTTCAAAGTCTATCTTAATTCACGATGTTAAGGAGTGCCGCGAAGAAAAAGTAGTAAACTATGTAGAGTATAACGATTTAAATTTCTCATATGCTGGTAACCCTAAAGATATACCGTCAATTGTAGAATATTTAAGGGCAAGTCAGTCCCAACTTACTTCTCCATCTAGACAAGTCTTAACTGAGAGTGGCAGACTAACTTTCATATTAGATTCTGAAATAGTAGCCTCCATTTTCCATTACGTTCTTAGGAATTTTTTAAATGGTAACTCACCTAAGTTGAAATTAAATGAAAAAATATCAAGTGAAATTACAATTTATGATAATCCATTAAATTCATTCTCCTCATCCTTTTCAGTCTTTGATGATGAGGGAGTAAAAACAAAGAAGAAAGAGATTATTGGAGATGGGATAATTACAAATTATTTAGGAACACTTACTTCAAAGTACGGTGAAGCAGGGAACGCACGAGGTATTTTACCAAAACCAGATTATTTCTCCTTAGAAGTAAAGCAAGGAGACTGGTCTCTTAATGAACTAATTGATGAAAGTAGAGGGGCGTACATTGCCATGGGTGTTAAGAAGTCGGAATTAATACGTAATAGTATTAGAATAACTCCGAGAAGTGTAGTTAAAATAGGCCAAGGACAAATATTCTTTAGGGAGATTGCAATTCCACTTCAAGAACTGGTTACAATTGATGCTGTTACTAGAGAGAATAGAGGGGTATTTATTGACGAGGAACATGGAGGTGTAACTCCATACGTAAGAATGAAGGTAAGAGCGATATTGTACTAAAGCAAGATATAATAAATGCATATGATAATATAGTGTATAGAAGAAAGCCTAATCCTTATGTCAAATTGATAAATGGAGATAAGATTATTGATGTAGGTTGTGGATCTGGTCAAAATTGTGACCAATTTAAGGGAAGACTAGTTATTTGCTTAGATCTTTCACTAAATCAATTAAATCAAGCTCGTAAAAAAGGATGTCAAAATTTAGTACAAGCAGATATGGAATATTTACCATTTAGAGATTCATCAGTTGATTCTCTAGCCTATATAGCGTCTCTTCATCATTTGAGAGATCCATCTCAAGCTTTAGGGGAAGCTCAAAGGGTGCTAAAAGATAAAGGTGAAATACTGGTTACTGTATGGTTAGTACAACTAAAGTTTTTCTTCTTAAGAAGATATATAATCAAGAGAAGTCTCATAAACGGCAAAGAGGTTAGACGTTTCTATAGACTTTATTACCCTTGGGAATTAAAGCGAATAATGGAAAGCAAGGGTTTCGTTACAAAAATCTATAAGTTATATAGAGTAAATAGTTTATTGCCAAATAATTCCCTTTATTACGGTATCAAATCAACTGCTTAGACATATAAGGACCTTCTTTTACATAGCCTCTTTTAGCATAGTATTCTCGAGCACCTATTCCAGATAAAACAGAAATTTTCCGCATATCGAATTCCTCTCTCGCAATCTTTTCAGCTTCGCTTAATAACTTACTTCCATACCCCCTATGTTGGAAACCCAATTCATCCCAGCTTCCTATAGGTACTTCTATCCCGTATACGTGAAGTTCTCTTACTATGGCCGTCTTTCCATCTATCTCTTTTCTATGAGCCTTATTTGATGTTATTCTTAATCGTAAATAACCTATTAAAATCTCTTTTTCATCCTCAAAAGATAGGAAAATTTCAGTACCTTCACTTGCTTCATAAACTTCCTTGTAAAGATGAATTTTAGTATGATCTGGTAATAATCCCCTATGTTGCCACATCATCCCAACTTCCCTAAATCTAATTTCATTAATCTTAATTCCTTTCTCCAAGACCTTTTTCTCTACCAATTCTCTTAAGTTTCCCTTTTTGTTACCATCTAAGATTACATTAGCAGGAATATCTCTTTGTATTCTCATCACTCTAACCCATTTAGGAATATATCTATACATTTCAGATATTAATTCAATTAAAGTCTCCGTACCATAAGGCTTATATAATCCCCTTCTCCATAAATTCGCTAACGGCGCAGTTTCAACTACTAAGGTAGGATATATTTTCAACATATCCGGCCTAAAATTAGGATCAGAAAATATTGTCTTAAATGCCTCCAGATCCTTATCAGGATCTGATTTAGGAAGACCAAGCATTACATGATAGACCACTTTGAACCCTGAATCCTTCAGTATTCTAGTAGATTCTATGGAATCTTTTACGGTATGACCCCTATTGGTGAACTTTAAAATGTCATCGTATACAGTTTGCACTCCTAATTCAACTTTGGTTGCACCTAATCTTAGCATTTGATCTGCGTGCCACTCCTTAGCCCAATCCGGTTTCGTTTCAATCGTCATTCCTACACAACGTACTTCTGCCTTTTCGTTTTTCACTTGTGCATCTTCTAAATATACAAAAGAAGGTTTATCATAACTAGGAAATCTATTCATAGCCTCTAAGGCATAGGTCACAAACCAATCTTGATAATCTATGGGTAATGATAGGAAAGTACCACCCATTATTATTAACTCTACTTTACTTGGAGTATGTCCATTCTCAACATATTGTCTTAATCTTGACTGTACTTGATGGAATGGATCATAATCGTTTTCTATTGCCCTCATTAAAGTGGGTTCTCTACCATAGTAGCTTTGGGGGGTATCCACATCTACTCCTCCGGGACAGAATACACACTTTCCATGCGGACAAGAATGCGGGTGAGTCATTATCGATACTATCGTAACGCCAGAAAGCATTCTAGTTGGTTTCCTTATTACTTGCATTAAACTATACTACTCTTTATTCATATTTAGGACTTACTGTGTTAAAACTTTAATATTTCCAGTAAGGTTATAACTTATGAGAAAAGCAGTAATATTTGACCTAGATGGCACTTTAGCGAATACGGATGAAGTTCACAAATTAGCTTGGGAAATTGCTTTACGAAAACTGGGATATGACGTTAAAGTGGATATTAGATATTTGCTTGGTAGGAAAACGATAGACATAGCAAAGATTTTGATTGGGGAGAGTCATGCGGAAAAATTGGCTTCTGTAAAAACCGAAATTTATAACGAATTAGTGAAAACTTTGGCAAAACCTAAACCTTGCGTAATGGAGCTAATAAATCGTTTGAGAGATGTGGAAATACCTATTGCAGTGGTAACCTCGTCGATGCGTAACTCTGCTGTTCAAGTTTTAAAGGTAATTAATGTAGAACCAGATGTCCTAATTACAGGGGATGATGTTAAACTAGGAAAGCCTAATCCTATGCCGGTAATAGAGGCAATTAAAAGATTAAATGTAGATCCTAATGAAAGCGTAGGAGTAGGAGATACAATCTATGATGTAATGGCATACTATTCAGCTGGAATAAGGGAGATTATAGTGGTAAGGAGTAGTGTTCCTCTAAATGTAGAAGAGGCAAGAAAGTACGATGCAAAGATATTGGATTCATTATGTGAAATATCGGATTGGTTTGAATTATTTTAATACTATCTAACCTCCCACTCGAATGAAAACAAAGTTTTTAATCTCACAATACGACTTTTCTTATAAGGATGGGAAAATGTTAACAAACCCTTACGATTGGATCATAATACTAGTAGTAATTGCTGTACTATTCTTTGGAGCATCCAAAATACCAGAACTATTTAGATCGATGGGGAGAGCTGTTGGAGAGTTCAAGAAGGGTAGAGTAGAGGCCGAAATGGAGTTGCAGCAAATGCAAGCACAAAACCTTCAACAACCGTTAGTTCAACAACAGCAACCTAATGTTCAAGACCTAGAGAAACAAATAGCCGAATTACAGAAACAGTTAGAGGAGTTAAAGAAATCTAAGCAGAATCAATAAAATAATAAATACTTTTTTTACTTAGGTGAGATAGGAATGATTAGCAACTTAAGTGACTTTTTAGTAGTGGTAGTTGTGTTTATACTGTTGATGGCCGGAGATAAAAATGCTGGAAATACCACTAAGTCAATAGGGAGGTTTTTAGGTGAAATAAGGAAAAGACAAAACGAATTCAAGAACGAGTTAATGAGGGAATTGAATAGTGTAGAGGCTACTAATAACACTCCT belongs to Saccharolobus solfataricus and includes:
- a CDS encoding metallopeptidase TldD-related protein — translated: MRKLKREAYKLNNIKMLQQDVKYSEEVIEAEFSVEGYSLIDYKRSYTLSRALVNGKWIVYDGNRLESSQKIKEFEICEDFYHESVKAWPNKEKYSRLFTNIKLNEDDQLKVISKKISKSILIHDVKECREEKVVNYVEYNDLNFSYAGNPKDIPSIVEYLRASQSQLTSPSRQVLTESGRLTFILDSEIVASIFHYVLRNFLNGNSPKLKLNEKISSEITIYDNPLNSFSSSFSVFDDEGVKTKKKEIIGDGIITNYLGTLTSKYGEAGNARGILPKPDYFSLEVKQGDWSLNELIDESRGAYIAMGVKKSELIRNSIRITPRSVVKIGQGQIFFREIAIPLQELVTIDAVTRENRGVFIDEEHGGVTPYVRMKVRAILY
- a CDS encoding HAD family hydrolase; this translates as MRKAVIFDLDGTLANTDEVHKLAWEIALRKLGYDVKVDIRYLLGRKTIDIAKILIGESHAEKLASVKTEIYNELVKTLAKPKPCVMELINRLRDVEIPIAVVTSSMRNSAVQVLKVINVEPDVLITGDDVKLGKPNPMPVIEAIKRLNVDPNESVGVGDTIYDVMAYYSAGIREIIVVRSSVPLNVEEARKYDAKILDSLCEISDWFELF
- a CDS encoding B12-binding domain-containing radical SAM protein; its protein translation is MNTFYSRKVKYNIMAWEIILTADKGSFTDYGGSSVLGYVACMPSRLIPKFFMDRFFTPDVPVDSEGRAIVAPYALRKVESTLVHAGFDSVVVIPPHRLEKAINQKTKVVGLTVHDPFGLNPVSFKLSMIFGGGPTWTAKYFEEFGEKISKLKSKYNFKVIVGGPGSWELTKENKDWADVIFIGEAEADLPRVVKSIIDGQEVPKVVYGKNPKVNEIPPIINPARLGEVQITRGCPRGCQFCPITPETFRTIPLDVVKKEVEVNMRAGVKRVEFITDDVLLYGSQKLRVNHEAITKLFTETMNMGVDGIWFPHISAPAVRSSPQTVKAMSEIARYDEDRAAAPVVGLESGSEKILSKYMRAKPFPWTPREWKDVILDATAIMNDNYIYPCYTMTIGYPEETNEDVDQSIDLVQSIIDHKLKAWIFPLPVIPMGVSYIRNNPFPVLEKMPTRYWDVLYISWKYDLQITREMIPILTGGIKNKFAQRTVQYMIDKIFYSIEWVFKQLKETQGKYAYTFASINLNNTTGVIKAIYWLFRLAFKPL
- a CDS encoding twin-arginine translocase TatA/TatE family subunit; the encoded protein is MISNLSDFLVVVVVFILLMAGDKNAGNTTKSIGRFLGEIRKRQNEFKNELMRELNSVEATNNTPFTGSNFKYVKVTNQERVKELEAQIKRLQEELERLKASDGKN
- a CDS encoding class I SAM-dependent methyltransferase, which encodes MYRRKPNPYVKLINGDKIIDVGCGSGQNCDQFKGRLVICLDLSLNQLNQARKKGCQNLVQADMEYLPFRDSSVDSLAYIASLHHLRDPSQALGEAQRVLKDKGEILVTVWLVQLKFFFLRRYIIKRSLINGKEVRRFYRLYYPWELKRIMESKGFVTKIYKLYRVNSLLPNNSLYYGIKSTA
- a CDS encoding twin-arginine translocase TatA/TatE family subunit, whose product is MLTNPYDWIIILVVIAVLFFGASKIPELFRSMGRAVGEFKKGRVEAEMELQQMQAQNLQQPLVQQQQPNVQDLEKQIAELQKQLEELKKSKQNQ
- a CDS encoding tRNA uridine(34) 5-carboxymethylaminomethyl modification radical SAM/GNAT enzyme Elp3 produces the protein MQVIRKPTRMLSGVTIVSIMTHPHSCPHGKCVFCPGGVDVDTPQSYYGREPTLMRAIENDYDPFHQVQSRLRQYVENGHTPSKVELIIMGGTFLSLPIDYQDWFVTYALEAMNRFPSYDKPSFVYLEDAQVKNEKAEVRCVGMTIETKPDWAKEWHADQMLRLGATKVELGVQTVYDDILKFTNRGHTVKDSIESTRILKDSGFKVVYHVMLGLPKSDPDKDLEAFKTIFSDPNFRPDMLKIYPTLVVETAPLANLWRRGLYKPYGTETLIELISEMYRYIPKWVRVMRIQRDIPANVILDGNKKGNLRELVEKKVLEKGIKINEIRFREVGMMWQHRGLLPDHTKIHLYKEVYEASEGTEIFLSFEDEKEILIGYLRLRITSNKAHRKEIDGKTAIVRELHVYGIEVPIGSWDELGFQHRGYGSKLLSEAEKIAREEFDMRKISVLSGIGAREYYAKRGYVKEGPYMSKQLI